A stretch of Zymoseptoria tritici IPO323 chromosome 1, whole genome shotgun sequence DNA encodes these proteins:
- the IDP1 gene encoding NADP-dependent isocitrate dehydrogenase (isocitrate dehydrogenase (NADP+); oxalosuccinate decarboxylase; isocitrate dehydrogenase (NADP); oxalsuccinic decarboxylase; isocitrate (NADP) dehydrogenase; isocitrate (nicotinamide adenine dinucleotide phosphate) dehydrogenase; NADP-specific isocitrate dehydrogenase; NADP-linked isocitrate dehydrogenase; NADP isocitric dehydrogenase; isocitrate dehydrogenase (NADP-dependent); NADP-dependent isocitric dehydrogenase; triphosphopyridine nucleotide-linked isocitrate dehydrogenase-oxalosuccinate carboxylase; NADP+-linked isocitrate dehydrogenase; IDH (ambiguous); dual-cofactor-specific isocitrate dehydrogenase; NADP+-ICDH; NADP+-IDH; IDP; IDP1; IDP2; IDP3), whose translation MSSLRTFATNALRSSTTTTTTFTTPILTTATRTFPRPIAAKLVQRRTMASKQIPKIKVKNPVVELDGDEMTRIIWKNIKDKFIYPYLDIDLKYYDLGLEKRDETNDQITIDAATAIQKYSVGVKCATITPDEARVEEFKLKKMWLSPNGTIRNQLGGTVFREPIVIPRIPRLVQGWQKPIVIGRHAFGDQYRAKDQVIKGPGKLEMVFTPEGGQPEKIEVFQFTDKTQGGVAMTMYNTTESISGFAHASFKHALSLNYPMYMTTKNTILKKYDGQFKDIFQDIYEKDYRKEFESKGLWYEHRLIDDMVAQMIKNEGGMLIAMKNYDGDVQSDIVAQGFGSLGLMTSVLVTPDGKTFEAEAAHGTVTRHYREHQKGNPTSTNPIASIFAWTRGLAKRGELDDTPELVKFAESLEEACIHVVDQQGIMTKDLAISCGKKNDYVTTDEYLEAVEKRMRAVLSSKL comes from the exons ATGTCGTCTTTGCGTACTTTTGCCACGAACGCTCTACGATCCTCtaccaccacaaccaccaccTTCACCACTCCGATCCTCACCACTGCCACTCGCACATTTCCTCGACCCATCGCCGCCAAACTCGTCCAGCGCCGCACCATGGCTTCCAAACAGATCCCCAAGATCAAGGTCAAGAACCCCGTtgtcgagctcgatggcGACGAGATGACCCGCATAATCTGGAAGAACATCAAGGACAAGTTCATCTACCCATACCTCGATATCGACCTCAAGTACTACGATCTCGGCCTGGAGAAGCGGGACGAGACCAACGATCAGATCACGATCGACGCCGCGACGGCCATTCAAAAGTACAGCGTTGGTGTCAAGTGTGCCACAATCACACCCGATGAGGCTCGTGTGGAGGAGTTCAAGCTCAAGAAGATGTGGTTGTCGCCCAACGGCACCATCAGGAATCAGCTCGGCGGCACAGTTTTCAGAGAGCCAATCGTCATTCCACGGATACCTAGACTTGTACAAGGCTGGCAAAAGCCTATTGTCATCGGCCGTCACGCTTTCGGTGACCAGTACCGGGCAAAGGACCAAGTCATCAAGGGCCCGGGCAAGCTGGAGATGGTCTTCACGCCGGAGGGTGGTCAGCCGGAGAAGATTGAGGTCTTCCAGTTCACCGATAAGACTCAAGGCGGTGTTGCCATGACCATGTACAACACCACCGAGAGCATCTCAGGATTCGCCCACGCTTCTTTCAAGCACGCTCTGTCTCTCAACTACCCAATGTACATGACCACCAAGAACACCATCCTGAAGAAGTATGATGGTCAGTTCAAGGACATCTTCCAGGACATCTACGAGAAGGATTACCGCAAGGAGTTTGAGTCTAAGGGTCTGTGGTATGAGCACCGTCTCATCGACGATATGGTCGCGCAAATGATCAAGAACGAGGGTGGCATGCTCATCGCCATGAAGA ACTACGACGGAGACGTCCAATCCGACATCGTCGCCCAAGGCTTCGGCTCCCTCGGCCTCATGACCTCCGTGCTCGTGACTCCCGACGGCAAGACCttcgaagccgaagccgccCACGGCACCGTCACCCGCCACTACCGCGAGCACCAGAAGGGCAACCCGACCTCCACGAATCCCATCGCATCCATCTTCGCCTGGACTCGTGGTCTCGCCAAGCGCGGTGAGCTCGATGATACACCCGAATTGGTCAAGTTCGCCGAGAGCTTGGAGGAGGCTTGCATCCACGTTGTCGACCAGCAAGGAATTATGACCAAGGATTTGGCCATCAGCTGTGGGAAGAAGAACGACTACGTCACGACTGATGAGTACTTGGAAGCGGTCGAGAAGCGCATGAGAGCGGTGCTGTCTAGCAAGTTGTAG
- the DCW1 gene encoding putative mannan endo-1,6-alpha-mannosidase (Mannan Endo-1,6-Alpha-Mannosidase (Glycosyl Hydrolase Family 76) (Signal P secreted)), which translates to MRGISGFGLTSLALSAGLANAIDLDVNNRDSVLKASKIVVDNILSVYNNYTESPGGIPGLLPQPYYWYNAGNMFNSLIKYWALSGDQSIVPTLQSALVFQLGPDFNYMPPNQSKSLGNDDQAAWALAAMSAAEYDLPVPNDLLSNNITWASIADTVFKEQVARWDTESCGGGLRWQIFTFNNGYNYKNSISQASFASLAARLHRFTGNSTFYGEWATRAVEWTRSIGLMNQNGQTFDGTDATTSCSEINRLQWTNNAGLFLTTGAYSANAVYSATGRYWSELNQLVTNSSLRIFVYEDRNIIYEVACEPSDNCNIDQTGFRAQFVRSLATYRDMAPASDDSVYRQNITAVLRASATAAAAACVYGENGTSCANSWYDPVDDTEDYYGQINQNLNALEVFLANLPSGDIKMGVGSTNGTGVGGSLGGGANGTERGDGNGSGTGSNSPQSSGDGTGAASTLMVSSMLAVVGMFVELFVLA; encoded by the exons ATGCGTGGAATCTCTGGCTTCGGCCTCACGAGCCTGGCCCTCTCCGCTGGGCTCGCGAATGCCATCGATCTGGATGTAAATAACCGGGACTCGGTCCTCAAGGCCAGCAAAATCGTGGTGGACAACATCCTCTCCGTGTACAATAACTACACTGAGAGTCCAGGCGGAATACCCGGGCTGCTCCCTCAGCCATACTATTGGTACAATGCAGGCAATATGTTCAACTCACTGATCAAGTACTGGGCCCTGTCCGGAGACCAGTCCATTGTTCCTACCCTCCAGTCGGCTCTCGTCTTCCAGCTTGGCCCGGACTTCAACTATATGCCTCCAAACCAGAGCAAGTCTCTCGGCAATGACGATCAAGCTGCCTGGGCTCTGGCGGCGATGAGCGCTGCGGAGTACGATCTCCCGGTTCCGAATGACTTGTTGTCCAACAACATCACCTGGGCGAGCATTGCGGATACTGTGTTCAAGGAGCAGGTCGCTCGATGGGACACGGAAAGTTGCGGTGGA GGCTTGAGGTGGCAGATATTCACCTTCAACAACGGCTACAACTATAAGAACTCCATCTCTCAAGCGAGCTTCGCATCGCTTGCTGCACGCCTCCACCGCTTCACCGGCAATTCCACCTTCTATGGCGAATGGGCTACACGTGCGGTGGAGTGGACGAGAAGCATTGGTCTGATGAATCAGAACGGCCAGACTTTTGACGGCACGGACGCTACCACGAGCTGCTCTGAGATCAACCGTCTTCAGTGGACAAACAACGCTGGACTGTTTCTCACTACTGGAGCTTACTCTGCGAACGCGGTAT ACTCCGCTACAGGTCGATACTGGTCCGAACTCAATCAGCTCGTCACAAACAGTTCACTGAGGATCTTCGTGTATGAGGATAGGAACATCATCTATGAGGTCGCTTGTGAACCATCCGATAACTGCAACATCGATCAGACGGGGTTCCGGGCTCAATTTGTTCGCAGTCTCGCCACGTACAGAGATATGGCGCCTGCTTCCGACGACAGTGTCTATCGGCAGAACATCACAGCGGTCCTGCGCGCATCCGCCACCGCTGCTGCGGCCGCATGTGTCTACGGCGAGAACGGTACCTCTTGCGCCAACAGCTGGTACGATCCCGTCGACGACACGGAGGACTATTACGGGCAAATCAATCAGAACCTCAACGCACTGGAGGTGTTCCTCGCTAATCTGCCAAGTGGGGACATCAAGATGGGCGTTGGCAGTACCAACGGAACAGGAGTTGGAGGTTCTCTCGGGGGAGGCGCCAATGGGACTGAGCGTGGCGATGGCAATGGCAGTGGAACTGGTTCCAACAGCCCGCAGTCTTCTGGAGATGGGACAGGAGCTGCCTCCACTTTGATGGTGTCGTCCATGCTCGCAGTGGTCGGAATGTTCGTCGAACTGTTTGTTCTTGCATAG
- a CDS encoding SNF2 family DNA-dependent ATPase (Simlar to Homo Sapiens CHDL (chromodomain helicase DNA binding protein 1-like), a subgroup within the SNF2 superfamily of ATP dependent helicases), with product MAFHFDARLDSSSDDDNAAPNLAVWKAGGARETNQGGRAPVAPMGTTALRRSPGRADGRKRKRETRSPPSVVSGDELGQESDDQQLETQSMASSEAIEDSDRRRDGQNKSSTDSRKLVVEISRSEAADKDDFEDFREGAQSVRRVLRELDEEDQVMYQVLFDDFHVELIGFNELLQKDNAEEALEAFSADPPSLDESELPRPRPRSRPQPRNKRSKPSKMVSTRLRRPAQQNGFVKTTDYVDGSDVDMSDSIDVEPPKTRGRKRKQETTQYVDESEPGDEESEGSEDELAKPTRSSKRNVRTSGRNMRQRRVSTGLTEDEDEDEEVDSDGIPFLQSDLPGQRRPRRSSKPDYSEDRRTKKFKTKRQSEGMRHSGRSTRHTGGMQEVEVDDIYRSESDNTPAPAKPKTIGVREVFKPRPRGDEFHLRHNQYCDTCSNGSNVGPLIDCQGCSLVYHKSCLGHRTGRDHLVTKIGEDDFVLQCRRCVAVARKRDPMAPDQGKCQECHRHGAACRPFRPRKTPAQEQKDRDDNDGVDPIYTVAEERINNVDNVLFRCTNCFRGFHFEHLPSRADFPSMDIDQEIDVEQRVREYSRDWQCKECVDMPAKVSGIIAWKPVDEDAYDPAHGFEGVEEENKVYLVRWEGMSYFRARWMPGPWVWGVSAHSMRKAFAKREDAQHPKMRTEDAIPEDYLRTDIVLNIKFTSIVDIRTEEIDKARIREVDKALIKYKGLTYEDAVWEAPPSPDDGERWTDFVIAYNDWVAGRYVRQPKAAALKSRLEKVRKDNFQNLEKQSQPENVQGGTLMEYQMQGLNWLYYKWFTQSNAVLADEMGLGKTIQIIGFLATLIQDHSCFPFLVVVPNSTCPNWRREIKRWAPSLRVVAYYGSRESRDSAYRYELYPENSKDLRCHIVVTSYDAAADENCRKFFRGVAWQGLIVDEGQRLKNDKNQLYSALSALKTPFKILLTGTPLQNNQRELFNLLHFLDDTKNAAELEEEFQDLDQDNITRLHDLIRPYFLRRTKAQVLTFLPPMAQIIVPVSMSLVQKKLYKSIYSKNPELMKAIFSAESNSKSTERGSLSNIIMQLRKCLCHPFVYSRSIEDKNVDIASSHRNLVDASSKLKFLELLLPKLQQRGHRVLIFSQFLDMLDMVEDFLDGMQLRYQRLDGQVSSLNKQKRIDEFNAPDSPLFAFLLSTRAGGVGINLATADTVIILDPDFNPHQDIQALSRAHRIGQTKKVLCFQLVTRLSAEERIMQIGRKKLALDHVLIQEMDADDAEQTDLVSVLRHGANAVFDDQDDQEITFSDADIEHLLDRSHIEKTPSGADKTAENQFSFARVWANERGMLEESALEVEETAPDPGVWDNILKERERIAAEDAAAKAEDYGRGRRARANVDYAGEDKAGGAVDATGFTPVKRRKKRREGDESDTDFQADESEDDDVDGENDEMLANGDMDILNGNKPASSRKKSGKTPQKLLLSTPTAKSKATPKSSIKKARNPATPKASTAMRKAAGAASKISITPKLLKQRAAMSNFSNDPLPVGATLKWSFAKLDSSIPAETKSFNNSSPGNTPQHKIVITGPHYTSTHHRIINVIMLTTHAEHPTFKRAIVPQPYVQKIDLSTNGAATESSAAASNKATPSINCAACRKYHAVGSCPIKIAGVEYCNLCGMAHYGHARVCPHIQSETQASCAPRIHAKGDH from the exons ATGGCTTTCCACTTCGACGCGCGCCTCGATTCTTCCTCAGACGACGACAATGCTGCTCCGAACTTGGCGGTATGGAAGGCTGGAGGAGCCCGTGAGACAAATCAGGGCGGAAGAGCGCCCGTAGCTCCGATGGGTACTACCGCATTGCGACGCTCTCCTGGGCGCGCAGATGGTCGCAAACGCAAGAGAGAGACCCGATCACCTCCGTCTGTGGTGTCTGGTGATGAGCTAGGCCAAGAATCCGACGATCAACAGCTGGAAACACAATCAATGGCCTCGTCGGAGGcgatcgaagactcggacaGACGCAGAGATGGACAGAACAAAAGCTCTACAGATTCCCGCAagctggtggtggagatcTCACGTTCCGAGGCCGCCGACAAGGACGACTTCGAGGACTTTCGCGAAGGCGCTCAAAGTGTTAGGCGTGTGCTTCGggagctcgacgaagaagatcaGGTCATGTATCAGGTATTGTTCGACGACTTCCACGTGGAATTG ATCGGCTTCAACGAGCTGCTTCAAAAGGACAACGCCGAAGAGGCTCTCGAAGCTTTCAGCGCCGACCCTCCGTCGCTGGACGAGTCAGaacttcctcgacctcgacctcgatcTCGGCCACAACCACGCAACAAGCGCTCCAAACCCTCCAAGATGGTGTCGACACGGTTACGGCGCCCTGCTCAGCAAAACGGCTTCGTGAAGACCACGGACTATGTGGACGGCTCAGACGTCGACATGTCTGATTCAATCGATGTTGAGCCACCGAAGACCCGCGGTCGCAAGCGCAAGCAAGAAACCACTCAGTACGTGGACGAGTCGGAGCCTGGGGACGAAGAATCGGAGGGATCGGAGGATGAGCTCGCTAAGCCGACCCGCTCAAGCAAGCGCAATGTCAGAACATCAGGCAGGAACATGCGCCAGCGCCGAGTCTCTACCGGGCTTActgaagacgaggatgaagacgaagaggtCGACAGCGATGGCATCCCGTTCCTCCAGTCTGATCTTCCAGGCCAGCGTCGCCCCCGTCGCAGTTCAAAGCCGGATTACAGCGAAGATCGTCGCACAAAGAAGTTCAAGACGAAGAGGCAAAGTGAAGGTATGCGCCACTCCGGCCGCAGCACTCGTCACACTGGTGGAATGCAAgaagtcgaggtcgatgACATCTATCGCTCGGAGTCAGACAACACTCCAGCGCCCGCAAAACCAAAGACGATTGGTGTGCGCGAGGTCTTCAAGCCGCGGCCTCGTGGAGACGAGTTCCATTTACGCCACAACCAGTACTGCGACACCTGCAGCAACGGCTCAAACGTCGGCCCTCTCATTGATTGCCAGGGCTGTTCGCTGGTCTACCACAAGTCCTGTCTCGGTCACCGCACAGGGCGCGACCACCTCGTCACCAAGATCGGCGAAGATGACTTTGTCCTCCAATGTCGTCGCTGTGTAGCTGTGGCTCGAAAGCGCGACCCTATGGCACCCGACCAAGGCAAGTGCCAAGAGTGCCATAGGCATGGTGCCGCCTGTCGACCATTTCGCCCACGCAAGACGCCGGCTCAAGAACAAAAAGACAGAGACGACAATGACGGCGTGGATCCGATCTATACTGTTGCGGAAGAGCGCATCAACAACGTTGACAACGTGCTTTTCCGGTGCACCAATTGCTTCCGCGGCTTTCACTTCGAGCATCTTCCATCGCGCGCGGACTTCCCATCAATGGACATCGATCAAGAGATTGACGTTGAACAGCGTGTGCGTGAGTATAGTCGCGATTGGCAGTGCAAGGAGTGCGTCGACATGCCAGCCAAGGTCTCCGGCATTATTGCGTGGAAGCCGGTGGATGAGGACGCTTACGATCCTGCTCATGGCTTTGAAggcgtggaagaggagaacaAGGTCTATCTTGTTCGCTGGGAAGGCATGTCGTACTTCCGTGCCCGCTGGATGCCAGGTCCTTGGGTTTGGGGCGTCTCTGCGCATAGCATGCGCAAAGCTTTTGCCAAACGCGAGGATGCTCAGCATCCCAAGATGAGGACTGAAGACGCCATTCCTGAAGACTACCTACGGACTGACATCGTTCTCAACATCAAATTCACCAGCATCGTCGATATCCGCACCGAGGAGATTGACAAGGCTCGCATTCGCGAGGTCGACAAGGCTCTCATCAAGTACAAGGGTCTGACGTATGAAGATGCAGTCTGGGAAGCTCCGCCATCTCCTGATGACGGTGAGCGCTGGACCGATTTCGTCATTGCGTACAATGACTGGGTTGCCGGCCGCTATGTTCGCCAACCAAAGGCTGCGGCACTGAAGTCTCGCCTAGAGAAGGTTCGAAAGGACAATTTCCAGAACCTCGAAAAGCAGTCGCAGCCAGAGAACGTGCAAGGCGGAACTCTCATGGAGTACCAGATGCAGGGTCTGAACTGGCTTTACTACAAGTGGTTCACTCAGAGCAATGCTgtcctcgccgacgagatGGGCCTGGGCAAGACGATTCAGATCATCGGATTCCTCGCCACCTTGATCCAGGACCACAGCTGCTTTCCCTTTCTCGTTGTCGTTCCAAACTCGACTTGTCCCAACTGGCGCAGAGAAATCAAGCGCTGGGCTCCTTCTCTACGTGTAGTCGCCTACTACGGCTCCCGTGAGAGCAGGGATTCCGCCTACCGCTATGAGCTCTACCCGGAGAACAGCAAAGACCTTCGCTGTCACATCGTGGTGACCAGCTACGATGCTGCTGCGGACGAGAACTGCCGAAAGTTCTTCCGCGGTGTTGCATGGCAAGGACTCATTGTCGACGAAGGTCAGAGGTTGAAGAACGACAAGAATCAGCTCTACTCCGCTCTCAGCGCCTTGAAGACTCCTTTCAAGATTCTGCTTACAGGCACACCATTGCAAAACAACCAGCGGGAGCTCTTCAATCTGCTCCATTTCCTCGACGATACCAAGAATGCTGctgagttggaggaggagttccaGGATCTCGATCAAGACAACATCACCAGACTGCACGACCTTATCCGGCCCTACTTCCTGCGCCGGACCAAGGCACAGGTCCTTACGTTCCTGCCGCCGATGGCTCAGATCATCGTCCCTGTCAGCATGAGTCTCGTCCAGAAGAAGCTTTACAAGTCGATCTACAGCAAGAATCCGGAGCTCATGAAAGCTATCTTCAGCGCGGAGTCGAACTCCAAGTCGACTGAGCGTGGAAGCTTGAGCAACATCATCATGCAACTGCGCAAGTGCCTCTGCCATCCATTCGTCTACAGCAGGAGTATCGAGGACAAGAACGTCGACATTGCATCGTCTCACCGCAATCTTGTAGATGCGAGTAGCAAGCTCAAATTCCTTGAGCTGCTCCTTCCGAAGTTACAGCAGCGTGGCCATCGAGTGCTCATCTTCAGCCAGTTCCTGGACATGCTCGATATGGTGGAGGATTTCCTCGACGGCATGCAGCTTCGATACCAGCGCCTTGACGGACAAGTCAGCTCATTGAACAAGCAGAAGCGTATTGACGAGTTTAACGCTCCTGATTCGCCGCTTTTCGCCTTCCTGCTTTCCACCCGCGCTGGAGGTGTCGGAATCAACCTGGCAACAGCGGACACCGTCATCATCTTGGATCCAGATTTCAACCCACATCAAGACATCCAAGCGCTGTCGCGCGCCCACCGCATTGGTCAGACTAAGAAAGTTCTTTGCTTCCAGCTCGTCACGCGACTCAGTGCCGAGGAGCGTATTATGCAAATCGGCCGTAAGAAGCTTGCTCTTGACCATGTTCTGATTCAAGAGATGGACGCCGATGATGCAGAACAGACTGATCTCGTCTCGGTCCTTCGCCATGGCGCCAATGCAGTCTTCGACGACCAGGACGACCAGGAGATCACTTTCAGCGATGCCGATATCGAGCACCTGCTCGATCGCAGCCATATCGAGAAGACGCCGTCTGGCGCGGACAAGACTGCCGAGAATCAGTTCTCTTTCGCTCGTGTTTGGGCCAATGAGCGTGGCATGTTGGAAGAGTCAGCTCTCGAAGTTGAAGAGACCGCGCCAGATCCCGGTGTTTGGGACAACATCCTCAAAGAGCGTGAGCGGATCGCTGCTGAGGACGCTGCAGCGAAGGCTGAAGATTATGGTCGAGGCCGCCGCGCCCGTGCCAACGTCGACTATGCAGGCGAGGACAAGGCTGGTGGCGCCGTTGATGCAACGGGCTTCACACCTGTGAAGCGCCGCAAGAAGCGTCGTGAGGGCGATGAGAGTGATACTGACTTTCAAGCCGATGAgagcgaagacgacgacgtcgatggTGAGAATGACGAGATGCTTGCCAATGGCGACATGGACATTCTGAACGGCAACAAGCCCGCTTCAAGTCGCAAGAAATCCGGTAAGACTCCCCAGAAGCTTCTGCTGTCCACCCCAACGGCAAAGAGCAAAGCCACCCCCAAGTCGTCCATCAAGAAAGCACGAAACCCTGCCACACCGAAAGCTTCTACTGCCATGAGAAAGGCGGCCGGTGCGGCGAGTAAAATCAGTATCACCCCCAAGCTCTTGAAGCAGAGGGCTGCCATGTCGAACTTCAGCAACGATCCGCTACCTGTTGGGGCGACACTGAAATGGTCGTTTGCCAAGCTCGATTCAAGCATACCCGCCGAGACCAAGAGTTTCAACAACTCCAGTCCGGGAAACACCCCTC AACACAAAATCGTCATCACCGGTCCCCACTACACCAGCACTCACCACCGAATCATCAACGTCATAATGCTTACAACGCACGCAGAGCACCCAACATTTAAGCGTGCCATCGTGCCGCAGCCGTACGTCCAGAAGATTGATCTCTCCACGAATGGCGCCGCCACAGAGTCCAGCGCTGCTGCCAGCAACAAAGCGACACCTTCGATCAACTGCGCTGCTTGTCGCAAATACCATGCGGTCGGCAGCTGCCCCATCAAGATCGCAGGAGTTGAATACTGCAACCTCTGCGGCATGGCTCACTATGGGCATGCTCGAGTGTGCCCTCACATCCAATCGGAGACTCAGGCAAGTTGCGCACCCCGAATACATGCGAAAGGCGATCACTGA